From the genome of Malus sylvestris chromosome 13, drMalSylv7.2, whole genome shotgun sequence:
gTTAAATAACGAGTCATTTTGAATCAACCTGTTAGACTCGTTAGCATTtgttagcacccgttagttgatgatattttagtaattaaagtaaaatcttaacaacaaaaaaaactctatgaaaaagttaataataataataattgttaacaggtgacccgttagcttaacgggtcaaATTCGAATgatccgttaacttaacggatTGGGTTCGGATGATCCGTTAACATAACAGGTTAGATTGAACCCGATCCAAACACAATAAACTTGACCGTTTACATGTCTAGCCACAAGGTGTTTACCCTTTTTACCCCGTAACACTACCCTACCCTCCTCACTTAAACACGCCACATGaggagagcgagagagagcgCGCAAAAAAGGATACAAACGTTGCAGCTCTAGGTTTTAGACCTTTATCTGGAAACTGAATGGGACATTCAGGTCAGATTCGTGCAACTCaacataactttttttttaaccttctCATTCAGCACCTGGCTATGTAATCAGTTGGTACATTTCTCATATCAATGTTCTAAATTTAATTGCAGTTCTTGTAATTTCTATCCAATTCTTCCAAGCTTCCATGGAGCTTCGTGTCATCCTTCATCTCAGTTTCATCTGTGCAAAACTCGTTGCAAGGTCTATCGCCTCATTTAGACGAGATGCATCTGTTCCCTGATATCGACAATTCAAtgggaaaattggaaaaaaagtaagaaataaAACCAACTTAAATCTTAAGCACGAAAAGTAATATGATTTGCGCAATCATAAACCATATTCAGATTCTTGGCaaggaaaaaaattggagaAAGTGGTTTGAGACATAAGTCGATGAACACTAACCTGGCCAGAAGCAAGGCCACCTTTTCCTTTTCCGCATCTTCCATTTAAAGGACCCATAGCTGCTGTCAACCACTCCGAGACCTCCAACTGAGTGCCCTTGTCCCCTGGTACGCCAGCACACACCAAAGCTTTATTTGTGGTCTCATCCGTGCTGAAAACCATGGCGGGAATTCCCTGCTCATGAACCATCATGATCTTAAGTTATTCTCCTCAAATTCACATGAAAATTGACAATTGATCAACATCATAGCGAATAATAATCAAAGTATTTCAGGATGATGATTGCTATTCATGCATTGCTCAATTCATGCCATGGTGATGGGTTTCTCCGTTATGTTATGACACTTATCGGTTCGCACAAGAGGCCAAAGAGAAAGTGAAATTGTGCTACTGACCATCCCAGTGATCTTCAAAACAGCCTCACGAACTGCAGCTGCATCCAAACCAACATCAACTTGGGAAACACAGTAAGCTTTACCATCAGAAGCAGCAACTTCAGCCATCTCAGTTGCAACCTTGACAGCATTCTTTATATTTTGCTCTGCAATCATCTTCTGCGCTTTCTTTAATTGGTTCTGTTTGGATGGAGCAAGAATTATTCCAGTTAAGTACACATATATAAAATACTGAAtcagtaaaacaaaaaaaaaacaaaaacgcaGGTGTTGTCCTAACTAACTGAAATACCTGAAGCACAGCCATCTTAGCCCTGATTTCAGCTTTCTTAGCAGctggaattggtgccgagtccACACGAGATTTTAGGGAAGCTACTTTCtgttaaatgaaaaaaaaaaaaaaacagatacatgttataaaaaaaaattataaaaaaaaaagaaaagattagTTACATGTTAAAGATCTCGTGAACACTATCTGGTCAAACTTTACTTGAAAGCATAACTCCATTAGTTTATAGAAATACTTGAATCATCATTTCTGAATCCAAACAATGAAGATTCTGGAGAAAGATCAAGAGAAACAACCTTCTCCAGCAAGCTTCCTTCAGCCTTGGACGCTTCATGTACGTCTTGCTCAAGTGACCGAGCCAATTCAATTGCCTGAAAAGCAACTTCACTTGTGACAGCAGTTATTCTCCGTATTCCCTTAGCAATTCCCTCCTCAGATAAAAGAGCAAAGGCCTTTGCTTCACGTGTATTTGATATATGTGTCCCTAGATGTATGAAAAAGATAAAGGTCAGGTTAAAAATTGGAAATTCCCCAACAACACATCAGTAGGTTATGACATTAACCTCCACAAAGTTCTGCTGAAATTGATAACCATTCCTCATTTTCAGGGTATTCCAAAAGGTCCTCAACGTTTCGCCCAATAGCTACCACTCTTACTGGGTCGGGATATACCTTTattaaaaccaaaaataaatgtATCACGCAAGACAAAAATATAGCCATCGAAAAGTCTAACTAAATATGTTAACATTCAGAAAATTACCTCTCCAAATACAGCCCTTAAACCATTGATGCGCTTGGCATCAACCAGGGCTACCTCCTTAGCAAATACACCTAATTCAGCTGTGATTTGCTCATTCACAATTGATTCTATTCTTCTCAAACTGTCAGGATCTACTGGCTTGCCTGTTCAAGTTCCACTAGCAGTTTTAAGAAATCCAATAGACACAGATCACCACCTAATTCTCTTAACTTAATGGACTAACTTGAAAAGCTTTACCATGTGAAAAATCAAATCTCAATTTCTCAGCAAGAACAATAGAACCCTTCTGGTCGACATGATTGCCAAGAATTTCCTGCATTAGAAATGCTGAATGTCAGCAACTACATGGATAAAAcagtttagaaaataaaaattaaaaaactggTGGCAGGTTTTGGGCTGTTGGCATTTGAACATACCCTCAGAGCAAAATTCAACATGTGCGTGCAGGTATGGTTGGGCGCAATGAGTTTACGCCTATTGTAGTCAACCTGTACCAGAGAACCCAGTAGGagttaaaacaaaaagaaacatatATATCTAATCACATATGCATAACTATTAGCAAATAATGAAATGAAGAATCACCTTGCAAATTACTTTGTCACCGACTAAGAGTTTGCCACCCTCTCCAGAAAAAGAGCCAATGTGGACAACAAAACCTCCATAAATTTGAACATTGCAAACTTGAAATGAGAGAGAGGATCCTTCAAGTGACCCAGTATCAAAAATCTACACGCACATCAAATTAAACCAGATGCACAAAACAATTAATAAGAATCAAAACTATGCACAAAACAATTAATAAGAATCAAAACTATCTCAATCAATGTGATCTGATTGTTAGAACTCAAATCCTACTTACATAATATAGCACTAACTTAGTTCAAAATAGTGCTCCTGATCaagaagaatatattatgtaaGCTACAGAATGAAAATGAAAAGTAAAACCAAGGACCCTACAAATCTTAAATGACTCCTTATTTTCAAAGTGAGTGTTAATTTGCATCCATGTACATAATGTGTCCTTGCATTATGAAGCTGCTGGGGATGTGCATGCACGACAATAAAGGCCAACAAAgtttaatttgattattttttcgaCCATTAGCAGTAAGAGGATTGGTTTCCAGTTTCCTTAATTGGAGCCTGTGATGATATTTTGTCTTCATACAAGATCTGATGCGCTtgtttaagagagagagagagagagagagagagagagagagagagagagaggtcttGTGCATGGAAGTAACATCCTTGTAAGTTTAGTAGACTATATTATGccaattcaacacaaaagtAACATCCAAAGACTTTTAATACTAAAATGGTGGATCAAAGTAACCAATTTATATAATACCTGACCACCTTGCTCAGCATAAAAATTTGTAGACTCCAAAACTATACCAACTTCATTGCCAGCAGAAGCACTATTAATAAACTCAGAACCAGTATAAATTGCTTTTACCACACTTTCATGGTCCTGTATtggtagagaaaaaaaaaatgcaataatCAACAACAAATTCATTAATCCCTTGTAAAGAATGATGGAGCTTCAACTCTTCGAAACACTTTTTTAATAAGAAAACTCTTGGAAACAATTTTGTATATCAAGGAATAAACATTGCATAGTAAACTTAGTATAATTCCGCAAAAACATATAGAATATGCaaaatgtcaaaaaaaaaataaaataaaaaataaaaaataaaaaactacctggttccaaataaatttaaagctgTCATCTGTTGCAGCAACCCCCCTCTTGTGCAATGTAGCAGTAGCATCAGCATCCATAACAATAGCACCACCAGCTTGCTAAAAGAGTTTAATAAAAAAGGTAACATGAGTGTGCTACCACATGAAATTTCTGTTATACCATTTAATTTATAAGAGAAGAGATTTCCACAACCATTTGTCTACCCCTATAAACCCTTTTTATTTCGGGCCcttagataaataaataaataaaaatgaaacggCAGAGATAAACAGGGGTGTGCAGAAAGAAAGGGGTAAGcgaaaataaattttattgtCACTTAGTTcccaaaatctaaaatttttctttttcaacaaCCAGCATCATATGAAGAGAAAAAGGTTGGCCAACATATGAAGTTGACACTAGAATATGGATGAGCAAAAGTGGGAAAATGTCAGAAGATATAGTACCTTATTTTGAGCGCTCCTTGACCTTTCTCGAGCCTCATCCATAGCATTATTGAAACCCTCAACATCAACTATTAATCCCCTTTCCTCTGCCATCAACTGTTGGAAGAAAGTACCAGTGAGCAAAGTCATGTACACATAAATATCCAAGAGAACAATAGATCTTATGTACCTGAGTCAAATCTAATGGAAACCCAAATGTGTcccacaaaacaaaagcatccTGCAGTCACAATAAGAACAAAGTCAACCATGGTAATcagcaagggaaaatgataatCTTCAAACATGAGCACTATCCCAGTCTGCTACCCATAGATAATGGAAATGATCCAGTTCAACGAAGAATAATTTAAGTTGGTGTatccacatgtgcaaagaagcATCACAACTCATCCCCACGTATTCTAGCTAATGGTCTGTTTTATGAGAAAAGTTATTTAGCTAATTGTCAAGATCATGTTCCAACAAACTCGAGCAGCATCTGTGATCAACTTACATTCAAGTAAGGTCAAATTAAACAAAGTACAGGTACTGGATACCAGGTGTCAAGAATGTTCTTTCTCAGCATGAATATCATAGCTTCTATTTATGATGCACAGAGAAATATCTGTGTAGGACTTGGTTTCTGTTGTTAAATTAGTTTTCTACCAACTAGATATTATAAAAGACTGCATTTTCAGAAACTTTAGAAGAAGCATTGCAGTGGTGTTAAATGAAAGGTTGGAACAATGAAAAGCTTCTCCCTTTCTTTTGTGAGAATAATACTCACAGCAATGACACATATGACACCGGTCGAAAATAAGTGAAAGAGTAAAACAAAATTCAGAAAATACGAACCTGCCCACTAAATGTTTTGCCTTTAACATCCTGAGCAGCCTTCTTGAATCTTTCTATTCCCTGAAAACAAATCAATCATCAAATCAACTTAGTTGCACATAACATCCCTTCCCCAccccccaaacaaaaaaaaaaacataaatctcTCTACAACTCAGTGTGTACATAtaacgaaaaaagaaaagaacatcTCATGAATAGGGAATTCATTTTAATGCAATCAAAAGAACCACAAAATATTGAACTTTGcaacaaaggaaaagaaatgcCTATGCAAATATTCATAATGTACATTCATACCTTCTGTAAAGTCTTCTCAAAagtttcttcctcctctttgaTTACCTCCCTTATATGTGCTTCATGTTGTTGTACCTCTGGAAAAACATCACCCATCACTGTCACCAGAATGTGTACAAGCCTGGATTCCACAAATATCATATCAACATTCCATATAATTACAAATCACAAATTGCAGTATGTCTGTCGTTCTTACCCATTGAAAAATCCTTCTTTAGCTTTTAGTACATCGTTTCCATACCGAACAGCACGACGAAGAATGCGCCTCAGAACATATTCACGGCCGTCATTGCCTGACATAAGTAGAAACTCATAAGGTACACTTTTAAAATTACTCCACCAAAAAAGGTTAAGAAAGTATTAAACAACTCAAAAACATTATATCTTAATGTAAGATGTAGACAATAAACTATCACTACCAACTAAAAAAAAGAGAACACCCAGAGCTCTGCATCACAGTTTTCCCAAAAATATGACGACTATTTAGTTTTCTCAAAAATATGATGACTATTGCACATATGAGTATCTTGACATATTTTCTCACTCATTAGAAGTCTGATCAGTCACTATCTAAAAAGAATATATCCTTTCCAACTCGTTTAAAAATTACAAGGCATAAGCCTTAAGTGTAAACTACAATATCTCTACAAATAACATGGAGCCAAACACCGCCGATGAAACAGAGCCAAAAGACGATGAGCAAAGTAATGAATAAGTAGACCAACCACAACCAATAATTCACAACCGTGTCCCATATATGGAGTTCTGTTTACCCAGTGGGAAGCAGACACCAATGGCCTCAATTTCAGTACAGTAGAAGGTAGCGTACGTTTAACTATTGTCTGCCTACCTGGACGAGACCCATCAGCAATGGAAAATGAAAGAGTTCTTATATGATCTGCAACAACTCTGTATGCCATGTCAATTTTGTCTACATCATCCACACCAACTTTCCCAGAATATGGTGGAGCCCCTGTTGCCTATAAAAATATTGGAGACATGAAAGCAATGTCAATAACAGAATTTGattcgttttctttttctttactgTGTAGGTGTCTCTCTATAGACTCTATGTAGTTGGGTTTGCACTTTCTGGATAGTAAATGTATTGTGCTTTGAGAGGACCCTAAAAGAAATTGACATCTCACCTGTTGGATAGCATCAAAGATGGGCATGAACACATCAGTATCATAATTGCTCATCTTGTTCTGAAGTATAGAAGTTAATCTTTCAAATCCCATCCCAGTGTCAACATGCTTAGCAGGGAGAGGTTTTAGAGAACCATCACTTTCCCTATTGAACTGTTGGAGTAATCAAGGAACAAATACAGTTTACTAAATTAATTGTCCAAAAAATAAACCAGAAagcaaagataaaaaataatgtgGCGCTTATATTGCAATTTTAGATGTTGTGCCAATAAATATAAACCATTAAGAACACAATTCCAGTTTTCAATGCCAATTTTCTGGACCTATATAAAAGAAATGCTAATCCATATACAAAGATCCATAAGATATGATGTCAAAGTTATACCTGAATAAAGACGAGGTTCCAAATTTCAATGCAGGTAGGATCATCGTTGTTGACTAATGATGCAGCATCACGATTTCCTATTCTATCGTAATGGATTTCTGTGCAAGGACCACAAGGACCCGTATCGCCCATCTCCCAGAAATTATCCTATTTTGGTGGAGAGAGAAACAATAACAAAAACACCAATAAAACCAATTAGATAAGGTCATTTCAACCTGATAAATAATCATTACAAAACtgttataaattaaaaaataaaataaaataaaaaattgaggaATAGCATACCTTACTGCCAAACGGTAGTACATGGCCGGCTGGTAGAAACTTAAGCCATAACTCTCTAGCTTCATCATCAGGAGCAAGACCAGCCTTCTCATCACCACCAAAATAGGTGGCATAAATTCGATCTTCTGGCAGCTTATAAACCTGCATATCAATACGTCAAGAGTCATAGTAAAATTATCAGCGCTAATATAGTTACTGCTAGTGAAGAATTAAAATTGAGTGAAATCTGCTTACTTTTGTGAGAAGCTCCCAAGCCCATCCAATGGCTTCTTTCTTGAAATAATCCCCGAAAGACCAATTGCCGAGCATCTCAAAGAAAGTGTGGTGGTAAGTGTCTTTCCCTACATCATCGAGATCGTTGTGCTTCCCGCCTGCTCTTATACATTTCTGGGTGTTGCATGCTCGAGTCAGCTTGCTCAACTGAGTGTTTGGGTCTGCTGTCCCCAGAAAAATGGGCTTGAACTGGTTCATACCTATTCGTTCGAAACATGCACACAATCGAGCTTATCAACAAATATATCCTCTATTTGGTGGGTGGGAGAACTATCAAATATTCAATATAATGGCACAAAACCATGACAATCAAGCTAATTAACAAAGATATACACTGTCTGGTTACTGGAAAAATAAACCAAAGATTCAACACATTTGCCCAAAACCCTCCCCCTTCAGCGGGCGCAAATGGAGGTTGCAGGACCATTGATCAACGAATTCCTACCTGTGACTGCGCCCTTTTTCCCGACTCAGGTCCTAAGTCTCCAACAATTTATTTTATGGAGTCCCATAGTGTGTGTCTGTCGAATAATTTATCACTAAGAAGTATGAAGGGTTGcaattatacatacatatatatatataagataatTCCAGATTGTAAATCTCTTGACCCCATATACGATCCAGTTCTACATCTTAGCGGTGAACTAATGAATAGAATTGAGCTTCACTTCCCGAGTCGGGAATGGCATCATTGATTAAAAAGTGCTAGCGTTGACAATAGATGAGCATGAGCTAAAGAGGTCGCCGGGCAGTTGACCAGAACAAAGAGCTGTGCCGGCAAGTTTTCTATGAAATCGAACCAGAAAATTTCATGGAAATTAAGAAAGTAAAACACAGCACGGATTGAACTGCCCGAATCGATTATCAGGATCTCATGACAATCAACTTGAATCAAGCGAACGAACAAATACATGGAATAAAGCAATATGCGCACAAAACCCTAATATATAAGACGGGAATGAACTGCCTGATTCGTTTTCCGCCACAGTAAAATCCAGCAACAACTAaactcaaaaaaagaaaagaaaaaaaaaactaataaaagagGAATTGAAATCGGGATTGACGAACCAGCATTGGCGAATAAAAGAGTGGGATCGTTGTGAGGAACGACGGGGCTAGACTTCCAGAAGACGTGGCCCTTGTCCTCGAAAAACTTGACGAAGGTGTCCCTGACGCGCTTCGCCGGCCACTCCACTTCCTGCGATTCACCGCCCGCCATGGCGGAGGGAGACGAGGACGTGGCGGAGGATGAGTAGCACCTGTAGCCCGCGGCGAGGGGGCGACTGCGAGAGAGGCGCGGCGGCGGGAAATGAATGGGAGAAGAGGGAGAAGCGAAACGAGAGTAAGGTTGTAAGAGGTGAAGGAAGCGGAAGGCTATTGTTCCTTTCTCACGAAATCCACTCCTCATTCATCCCTTTTCTATTGGGTTATAAGTGGTGGTAACGCAACCCTTTTGTTACGTGTTGTGGAATATATGCCTCTTCTTTTTGGTTGAATCTATGCCCTTTTTATGGTTGAATATATGCCTCGTTTTACCTTTGTAAATTATAAAGAATTGGGTAAGTTGGCAAGAATAATTTATGCCAACGATTAATTAAGGATGTATAAGAatctatttatgtttaattaaaaaataactaagagttttttttttataattataaaaataatatgactACGTTTagaatgaaaattgaaatttagtCGTAATAATATTGACAAGAGAAACCGATGTTAGAAATTTCTTTACCAAccacttgaatttttaaaacaaatttcaatatttttataataaaaagcACTCATGCATAAGGTTTTTTAGCATAAGTATTTTTGTagcatcatttagtttacaaattttatctataaatttagtttACCTAACCTACCATTACTCTTCCATTTTTTCATCCACAATTTTATTACTATTGATTACATAACTTGCACAAttccaaatttttatgtgaatgtatttaattgagattttattttattttattatgaatTCGAGCATTCAATCTTACATTCAATTGAGATTAtgaaaatttattatatttgatTACAAATTCAGGGTATTCAATCTTAATTATAAGAGAGTTTATAAAAGAGTTAAAAACTAGTGGCCAACTTGTGGCTTTATCAGAGCAGTTCCACCCCAGCCCTTTAGGCTGGCACCAGGCAAAAAAATGGATCGTCATCCCTTTTTTTTGCTCCACCCCAGCCTAATAGGTTGTCACCCTGCCCAAGCCAGGCCACAAGCTGGCCCAGCATCAACAGAATAAAGGGACGATCCATTTGACGTCATGTTGATGTCAGCATGACGCcgaccacttttttttttttttttttttgcgccaTAGAGGGAGGTGTTGTGGAGGCTGAGAAGCAGAGCTGGTCGAGGCGGGAGAGGGTGTTCGAAAGGAAGGAGCCATGGAGGGAGAAGGACGGGCGGACGATGAAGAGGTGTGGAGatgcataaattaaaaatatttgaaggACATGAGGTGTGGATATGCAGTAGTCGAAGCGCTCGTTGAGAGTGTAAAGGAGCTTGTTGTTGAGGTCGGCTTGGGATTTGAAGGACAGGGGGGCGACGGCGTCAAATGATAGGAGGAGGAGGTTTGGAGGCGGTGGCGGGAATGGAAGGGAAGTGCAAGGGTGGATGGCGGTGGAGACGAGGAAGAGGTGTGGAGatgcataaattaaaaatattttaataataaaaatattttattttattaaaaaaatcagaaaataaaagttaaattattattttataataaaaattaataatattttaataaaattgactaggctatttagttttagggatggagatgcatttgacttattactgttcattgggatCTATCATTATTCACTAAGTGGATTAAATGGGCTGGATGTTggtgcatttttttaggggtggacttgttGTCATGGTCATGCACTCTTTTAGGGATTAGGAAGACTCACGTAGACATTTTAGCATCTCCATGACTATCATCACGTGATTCGCCAATCCCaaaaattgaatccataacGTGTCATGTGAAATACAGACTTAAAATTCGTCTCAATCACTAGGTAACCCGTGGTGCTTATGGTGTAGCGGTTGATTGTTGTACTTCTTTTTTtaatgatataaaaaaaaatcaactatcAACCAACCACATGCTTGTGCTCGAAGTAACAAAAGTGACATTGAGAATTATACCTTCTGTTCTGTCACCAATGTTCAAATCCTTAATCAAGCAGCACTCATCATTGCCGGCAGTCCAGTGAAAACTGTAGATTCGACGCGGATCATCACAAAGAATGAGGTATCGGATAATTACTCGGCTTTTAAATATCGATAAATCTTTGCACACCTTTGCAATTTACG
Proteins encoded in this window:
- the LOC126595757 gene encoding alanine--tRNA ligase-like, whose product is MRSGFREKGTIAFRFLHLLQPYSRFASPSSPIHFPPPRLSRSRPLAAGYRCYSSSATSSSPSAMAGGESQEVEWPAKRVRDTFVKFFEDKGHVFWKSSPVVPHNDPTLLFANAGMNQFKPIFLGTADPNTQLSKLTRACNTQKCIRAGGKHNDLDDVGKDTYHHTFFEMLGNWSFGDYFKKEAIGWAWELLTKVYKLPEDRIYATYFGGDEKAGLAPDDEARELWLKFLPAGHVLPFGSKDNFWEMGDTGPCGPCTEIHYDRIGNRDAASLVNNDDPTCIEIWNLVFIQFNRESDGSLKPLPAKHVDTGMGFERLTSILQNKMSNYDTDVFMPIFDAIQQATGAPPYSGKVGVDDVDKIDMAYRVVADHIRTLSFSIADGSRPGNDGREYVLRRILRRAVRYGNDVLKAKEGFFNGLVHILVTVMGDVFPEVQQHEAHIREVIKEEEETFEKTLQKGIERFKKAAQDVKGKTFSGQDAFVLWDTFGFPLDLTQLMAEERGLIVDVEGFNNAMDEARERSRSAQNKQAGGAIVMDADATATLHKRGVAATDDSFKFIWNQDHESVVKAIYTGSEFINSASAGNEVGIVLESTNFYAEQGGQIFDTGSLEGSSLSFQVCNVQIYGGFVVHIGSFSGEGGKLLVGDKVICKVDYNRRKLIAPNHTCTHMLNFALREILGNHVDQKGSIVLAEKLRFDFSHGKPVDPDSLRRIESIVNEQITAELGVFAKEVALVDAKRINGLRAVFGEVYPDPVRVVAIGRNVEDLLEYPENEEWLSISAELCGGTHISNTREAKAFALLSEEGIAKGIRRITAVTSEVAFQAIELARSLEQDVHEASKAEGSLLEKKVASLKSRVDSAPIPAAKKAEIRAKMAVLQNQLKKAQKMIAEQNIKNAVKVATEMAEVAASDGKAYCVSQVDVGLDAAAVREAVLKITGMGIPAMVFSTDETTNKALVCAGVPGDKGTQLEVSEWLTAAMGPLNGRCGKGKGGLASGQGTDASRLNEAIDLATSFAQMKLR